The Deltaproteobacteria bacterium nucleotide sequence GCAACGGCACCGGGTGCAGCGTGCTGCCGATGTTCATCGGCGCGATCTGCGTCACGTTCGATCCGTCTTCATCCATCACGAACAGTTGAAGTGTCGGATTCGTCAGCCCGCGCGGCGGGACGAATCCGTTGCGGTTGCTGGTGAAGACAATCTTGCCGCCGGCGAGCGGCGCCGCGCCGAGGTTCAATATCCCGTAGCCAAGGTAGTCGAACCCTGACGGCGGATTGACCGGATTCGATTCATCCCAGTGCCCGCTGCCGGTGTTGGGGGTGAACTCGCCGTGCGTGAGCTGTTGAATCTCGCGTGTCGCCAAATTGATGCGAAAGATATCGGCGCCTTGGTACGGCAGCCCGCGTTGATTGTTGTAGGCTTGCGGGCGCACATCATAGAAGTAGCTGTAGTAGACCCACTGCGCGTCGAACGAGACGAACGGATCGGTCACCGCGCCGACACCGCCGGCTACCAGCACCTCTTCGCTGCCATCAGGGTGCAGCAGCATCAGGTCGGCGCCCGGATCGATGCTCGCCGGATGCGCGACCTCGGGCCAGGTGGTGTTGCTGTTGTCGCCGAAGCGCGGCTGGCGAACGTAGACGACGTCGTACGGCAGCGCTGCACGCGCCACAGCAGGCAGCACAACAACCGCAAGCGTCAGCGTGACGAAACTGGCGACCGCGGCAAAACGCGCACGCGAGAAGAACGTCTTTGCTACATCTCGCGACATCGGCACGAACACTGTGCAACGCCGATGCCAGCGATCGTGCCGAGCGCTACGTCGCCAGCCCCGCGCCCATCAGGTCGACGAAGTTGTCGGCGTAGAAGCGCTGCTTGGCGCGCGCGCCGATGTTCGGCATGCTGTCTTCGAAACGCTTGAGCGGATGGCGGCCGCCTTCGACGTGCGGCCAGTCGGAGGAGAAGAGGCACACATCCTCGCCGACCTGTTCGATGATCCAGCCGACCGGGTCGGTCGGGTACGGCGTCACGCGCATCTGCCGCTGCACGTATTCGCTCGGCCGCAGCTTGAGCAGCCGCAGCCGCTCTTCCGACTTGTGGAAGGCTTCCATCGCCGTGTCGAGTTGGCGCATCCAGCTTGGCAACCACACAGCACCTTGCTCAATCACCCCGACCTTGAGCGTCGGGAAGTGATCGAAGACGCGATCGAAGATCATCGTCGCCAACGTCTGCATCGGCGGAAACGGAATCGCCATGAAGTCGACCGAGCGAAAATTCTCCGCGCCGCCGTGGAAGTCGGTGACCAGTGGAAGGCCATTGTTGAAGTAGTTCGGGTCCAGCAATTGCCCACCACCACCGACGTGGAAGACGATCGGGATCTTCGCTTCCTGCGCGACAGCCCACAGCGGAAACAAGCCGACGTGGCTCGGCGAGTGCCCCTTCGGACATGCCGATGGAATCAGCAGCGCCTTGCAGCCCGTCGCGATCGCCTCGCTCGCCATCGCCTTCGCCAGTTCAAAGTCGGCCAGCGGCACGTAGCCGACCGCCAGCAGCCGGTTGTCGACCGAACAGAAATCGACGATCGCGCGGTTGTGCGCCCGCGCCAGGCCGTAGGCGAACGTCGGATCGTCCTTGTGCTCGGAGTCGACGAAGTATTTGTTCATGAACGTGTTGAACACGAGCTGACTGGAGAAGCCGAGGAGATCGAGCGCGCGCGGCCGATCTTCTTTGATGAACGAACCCAGTGCGCTCCAGTTCTTGCGCAACATGATCTCGGCTTCCATTTGCGGGCGCTCCATCGGATCGCGGTGCTGTCGCCGCAACTTGTCGATCAGTTGATCCTCGCCCGGCTTCACCGTGCTGACGTAGAGCGGCCGCAGCCGTTCGCGGATACCAGGATCGGCGTACGGCACCACCCAATCCGGCGTCTCCATCACATGCGAGTCAGCGTCATGGAACACCCGGCCTTCAGCGTATGGCATTCGTTCGTCTCCCTCTTGCTTGCCAGACAGTAAACCCGAGCCATATCGGATCGCAAGTCCGCGGCCCCGCGCCGCGATGCCACGAGCGATTGCCGAGCCCGCCACGTCGTTGCTATACGCGGCGCATGGCGACCCTCTTCACGAAGATCATCAACGGCGAACTACCCGGCCGCTTCGTCTGGCGCGACGACCGCTGCGTGGCGTTTCTCTCGATCCGCCCACTCAAGCCGGGGCACACACTGGTGGTGCCGATCGCAGAGGTCGATCACTGGCTCGATCTGGAGCCCGCGCTGTTGCAGCACCTCACGTCGGTGGCGCAGTCCATCGGCAAAGCCATTCAGCGCGGCTTCAATCCGCTGAAAGTCGGCGTCATGCTCGCCGGAATCGAAGTGCCGCACGTCCACTTCCATCTGATTCCGATCGAAGCTGTGCACGACCTCGACTTCGCGAACCAAGACCCCAACCCCAATCCCGCCGATCTCGACCGCGCCGCCGAGACCATCCGCCGCGAGTTGCGGGCGCTCGGGTTCATAGAAGCGGCGGACTGAGGTCTCCGGGAACGGAATTCAACGTAGAGTCGCAAAGGCGCTGAGCCGCGGAGGGGGCTGTCGGATCGCCCTGCGCCTCCGCGTCCCGGCGCCCCTGCGTTGCCTTCTTGATCCGCGTCCATCCGCGTTCATCGGCGGTTTCACATTCTCGTGGCGCCTTGGCGTTCACTCCGTGTTGGTGTTTTCGCCGACATCACTCATCGGCACCGCATCGGTAGTTAGCGAGCTCGCCGCGGCGAGTGGTCATCCGGTGGTGGTGGCGGTCCGCCGCCTCCTCCGGCGTGCGACGGCCGTGCGCAGGTGAGCGGCGTCAGACTCAGGCCGAAGATCACGATGAACACGATCACGTGCCCGCGCCGAATGCGCCTGAACATCCCGATGCGCACGCGTCCCGGGACGCGATCGAGGACGAGCAGGCCCCAGCCTCTCACTCCTTGACCGCTCCGGCCGAATCCGGTCTCTTGCCGCGCACGGAAGGATCACGTTGATGCAGAAATTTCCCGACGGCTTTCTCTGGGGTACGGCGACGGCGGCGTATCAGATCGAGGGTGGCCACAATGCCGACGGCAAGGGGCCGTCGATTTGGGACAGCTTCAGCCACCTCCCCGGCAAGATTCACCACGACGAGAACGGCGACGTCGCCTGCGATCACTACCATCGCTATCGCGACGATGTCGCGTTGATGGCCGAGCTGGGATTGAACGCGTACCGCTTTTCGATGTCGTGGCCGCGGGTGATTCCGAACGGAACCGGCACGCCGAATCAGAAGGGACTCGATTTCTACAGCCATCTCGTCGATGCCCTGCTGGAGCGCCGCATCCGCCCGTTCATCACGCTCTATCACTGGGATCTGCCGCAAGGGTTGGAAGATCGCGGCGGCTGGGGCTCGCGCGACACCGCGACGGCGTTCGGCGAGTACGCGGCGGTGATGGGTCGCACGCTCGGCGATCGCGTGAAAGATTGGATCACGCTCAACGAGCCGTTGGCCGCGACGGTTGCGGGTCACCTGTTCGGCATACACGCGCCAGGGAAGACCGACCCTGCACTCAGCTTTCAGGTATCGCATCATTTGAATCTGGCGCACGGTCACGCCGTGCGCGCGCTGCGTTCGACCGTCACCAACTCCAACGTCGGGATCACCGAGGTGTCGATGCCGACGTATCCCGCCACGGACTCGGAAGCGGATCGCGCCGCCGCGCATCGCTTCGATGGCTTTACCAACCGCTGGTACTGGGACCCGGTGCTGAAGGGTTCCTATCCCGCCGACATCTTGGAACGCCTCGGCCCGCTGGCGCCGAAGATCGAGTCGGGGGATCTGGCGATCGTCTCGCCGCCGATTGATTTCTTCGGACACAACAGTTACTCGCGCGCGATCATCAAGGACGCGCCCGACGCGCCCGTGCTCGGCAGCGCACAGGTGAAGGCCGCAGGCCGGCCGCACACTGAAATGGATTGGGAAGTGTATCCCGATCATCTCTACGACGCGCTCACCCGCATCACTCGCGACTACAACGCGCCGGTGATTTACATCACGGAGAACGGCGCCGCGTACAACGACGAACTGGTCAATGGCGCGGTCGATGATCCCCAACGCGTCGACTACCTCCGCCAACATCTGGACGCGGCGCAGCGCGCGATCGCGGCGGGCGTCAAGTTGCGCGGCTACTTCTGTTGGTCGTTCCTCGACAACTTCGAGTGGAGCTTCGGCTACTCGAAGCGCTTCGGCATTGTGTACGTGGACTACCCGACGCAGCGGCGCGTCGTCAAAGCTAGCGGCCGATTCTTCAGCGAGTGCGCACGGGGGAAGTAGGCAGGAGGCAGAGGGCAGTAGGCAGTGCACTACCGGCCGGCAGCCTTTGCAAATGCGGCGCGCAGCTCGTCGTAGGTGTTGGTGACCGGGAACTGCGGGAACTCGCGGATCACGTTGTCGGGGGGGCGGAATAGAATCCCGGCATCGGCTTCAGCCAGCATGCTGGTGTCGTTGTACGAATCGCCAGCGGCAATGACGTCGAAGTTGAGCAGCTTGAAGGTCATGACCGCTTTGCGTTTGCCGTCGCGGATGCGGATGCGGTAGTCGCGGATCTTGCCGTCGCTGTCGACGACGAGCGAGTTGCAAAACAGCGTCGGGTACCCGAGCTGGGCCATCAGGGGCTTGGCGAACTCGTCGAAGGTGTCGGACAGGATGATCACCTGGAAGCGCTCGCGCAACCAGTCGAGAAACTCGGCGGCGCCGTCGAGCGGGCGCATCGCCCCGATCACGTTTTGGATGTCAGACAACCGGAGTTGGTGTTGGTCGAGGATCGCTAGCCGGTGCCGCATGAGCTTGTCGTAGTCCGGCTCGTCGCGGGTCGTGATGCGCAGCTCGGTGATGCCGGTGCGCTCGGCGACGTTGATCCAAATCTCTGGAATCAGAACGCCTTCAAGATCGAGACATGCCAACATCACTTTCTCGCTTCTCTTGGTGACGGCGTAAACCTCATCGGCCGGCGAAGTGCAACCGTCGGGCGTGCGTGGCTCTCAGAACGGAACGTCCCAGGAGTCGCCCGGGCGAATACCGCGCGGAATCCCCCACAGGTCTCGCGTTGGTGCCGGCGCGGCCGGCGCCCGACGGGCCGGCGGCCCGCCCTTGGTGCTGGTGTTGAGCAGAATCGATACGGTGCGCGAGCCACGATTGACCACCGCGAGGTCGGGGCGGCCGTCGTTGTTGAAGTCACCCGCAGCTACGCTGGCCGGATGCAGACCAACGGGGAATGTGATCGGTTCGCTGAAGCTGTTCGGTCCGACGCCAAGTAGGATGGCGACCTGATCATCGCCCTCGCGCGCGACCACGAGGTCGAGCTGGCCATCGCCGTCGAAGTCGTCCGACACCAGCGGCTGCACGCTCGTGCCCAAGCTGCCTGTGACAGCGCTGGCCAAACCGTGCGGCGTGCCGTGAAGCACCGCGACGGTATCGCTGTGGCCGTTGCCGGCGATCAGATCGACGCGTCCATCCCGGTTGAGATCGCCGGTGAGCAGAAACGTCGGCCGCAAACTGAGCGCGTAGTTGGTGCTGGTCGGGAAGCGCCCGTGGCCGTCGCCGAACAGCACGGTGACGCTGTCGGCAAGCGAGTTGGCGACGGCGAGGTCGAGATGGTCGTCGCCGTTGAAGTCACCCGACGCCAACGCCGTGGGCGCGGCGCCAACGGCGACGAGGAACGGTTGGGCGAACCCGCCGCGGCCATCGCCGGCGAGGATCGCGACGTCGTCGCTGGCGGAGTCGGCGACCGCCAGATCCGGATGATGGTCTTCGTCGAAGTCGGCGACCAGCAGGGCGCGCGGCTGGCGGCCAACGAGATACTTCTTTCCGCTGCGAAATGCACCGCGGCCGTCGCCGGCGAACACGGCCACGCTGTTGGTGTTCTCGCTGACGACCGCGAGATCAGACAAATGGTCGCCGTCGAAGTCGCCGACCGCGACCGCGATCGGATCTTCGCCAGCGGCGAGAGTCGGCGAGCCGAGGAAGTTACCGGCGCCATCGCCGAGCAGCACCGTGACGGAATCGCCGAGGTGATTCGCCACGACCAGATCGAGGTTGTTGTCGCCGTTCAGATCGTCAGCCAGCAACGCGACCGGTTGGCGGCCCAGACTGTACGCGCCGCCGGCGCGAAACGTGCCGTCGCCGTTGCCGAAGAACACCCCGATGGTGACCGACTGGTCGTCGATGATGGCGACATCCAACTTGCCGTCGTGGTCGAAGTCGCCGAGTGCCGCGGCGCGCAAGCTCCGTCCGCTGGCGAACGGGGCGCCGGGGCGAAAGTTCCCGCCGTCACCGTTGGCGAACACCGTCGCGCCCCTGGCATCGAGGACGATGAGATCGGGACGCAAGTCGCCGGTGACGTCGCCGATCACGAGCGCGCGCGGATTGATGCCGCCGTTGAGCGTCGCGCCGGACTTGAAACCCCCAGAACCGTCGCCGTGCAGAATGAGGATGGTGCCGGCGGTCTCATCGGGAATCGCGAGATCGAGGTGCCCATTGCCGGTGAGGTCGCCGCTGGCCAGGGTGGTGGCATACTGGATATCGATCGGCGGACCCGCGGAGAAGTTTCCATGCCCATCGCCGAGCAGGACGCTGATCCCGCCGTCGTGCGCCACCAACAAGTCGAGCGCGTCATCCAGATTGATCGGGGCGACCAGCAGCGCGCGCGGTCTGGGCCCGACTGGGACCGAGCGGCTCGGCGCCGCGAAGCCACCCGCGCCGTCGCTGCTGACAATGGCGATCGCGCCCGCAAGCTCTTCGGGATAGACGATGTCGAGTTTGCCGTCGCCGTCGAAATCGGCCGTGGCGATCGCTTTGAGAAAGCCGCCTTTGCGAATGGTGTGCGGCGAAGAGAATCCGCCCGTACCGGTACCAAGCAGCAAGGAGATGCCACGGTCGCCGGCGACGAGGAGATCAGGCACGCCATCGCCATTGAGCCGCCCGATTGCGAGCGCGGTCGGGGCCGGTCCCGCCGGATAGTCGACGCGCGTTTGAAAGGACACTGTTGCCGAGGTGACGGGCGCGGACAGCGCGACGCAAAGCCCGATCGTGACGGCGCCGCTCAGCCGCATGCGATGTGGCTACCAGATCAACTAGCGAGCGTCTAGCTTGAGTTCCATCGACTGTTCGTGGCTGTACGGGGCGTGCACGAAAATGGAGCGATCTCCCCGCTACGTCATTGCGGCGAAAGGCGTGAATCCAGTCTGCTTACGCGCGTCGCTTACCCGCACACATGCGACTACCCATGCGGACATTGGGACGGGCACGTGGCAGCGCGTCCTTGGCGGACACCCGTTCGCTCCGCATCTTGAGCAACACGCGTCGCACGGCTTCGGGATTGAGGCTC carries:
- a CDS encoding amidohydrolase family protein, with protein sequence MPYAEGRVFHDADSHVMETPDWVVPYADPGIRERLRPLYVSTVKPGEDQLIDKLRRQHRDPMERPQMEAEIMLRKNWSALGSFIKEDRPRALDLLGFSSQLVFNTFMNKYFVDSEHKDDPTFAYGLARAHNRAIVDFCSVDNRLLAVGYVPLADFELAKAMASEAIATGCKALLIPSACPKGHSPSHVGLFPLWAVAQEAKIPIVFHVGGGGQLLDPNYFNNGLPLVTDFHGGAENFRSVDFMAIPFPPMQTLATMIFDRVFDHFPTLKVGVIEQGAVWLPSWMRQLDTAMEAFHKSEERLRLLKLRPSEYVQRQMRVTPYPTDPVGWIIEQVGEDVCLFSSDWPHVEGGRHPLKRFEDSMPNIGARAKQRFYADNFVDLMGAGLAT
- a CDS encoding HIT family protein; amino-acid sequence: MATLFTKIINGELPGRFVWRDDRCVAFLSIRPLKPGHTLVVPIAEVDHWLDLEPALLQHLTSVAQSIGKAIQRGFNPLKVGVMLAGIEVPHVHFHLIPIEAVHDLDFANQDPNPNPADLDRAAETIRRELRALGFIEAAD
- a CDS encoding beta-glucosidase yields the protein MQKFPDGFLWGTATAAYQIEGGHNADGKGPSIWDSFSHLPGKIHHDENGDVACDHYHRYRDDVALMAELGLNAYRFSMSWPRVIPNGTGTPNQKGLDFYSHLVDALLERRIRPFITLYHWDLPQGLEDRGGWGSRDTATAFGEYAAVMGRTLGDRVKDWITLNEPLAATVAGHLFGIHAPGKTDPALSFQVSHHLNLAHGHAVRALRSTVTNSNVGITEVSMPTYPATDSEADRAAAHRFDGFTNRWYWDPVLKGSYPADILERLGPLAPKIESGDLAIVSPPIDFFGHNSYSRAIIKDAPDAPVLGSAQVKAAGRPHTEMDWEVYPDHLYDALTRITRDYNAPVIYITENGAAYNDELVNGAVDDPQRVDYLRQHLDAAQRAIAAGVKLRGYFCWSFLDNFEWSFGYSKRFGIVYVDYPTQRRVVKASGRFFSECARGK
- the thrH gene encoding bifunctional phosphoserine phosphatase/homoserine phosphotransferase ThrH: MMLACLDLEGVLIPEIWINVAERTGITELRITTRDEPDYDKLMRHRLAILDQHQLRLSDIQNVIGAMRPLDGAAEFLDWLRERFQVIILSDTFDEFAKPLMAQLGYPTLFCNSLVVDSDGKIRDYRIRIRDGKRKAVMTFKLLNFDVIAAGDSYNDTSMLAEADAGILFRPPDNVIREFPQFPVTNTYDELRAAFAKAAGR
- a CDS encoding VCBS repeat-containing protein, which gives rise to MRLSGAVTIGLCVALSAPVTSATVSFQTRVDYPAGPAPTALAIGRLNGDGVPDLLVAGDRGISLLLGTGTGGFSSPHTIRKGGFLKAIATADFDGDGKLDIVYPEELAGAIAIVSSDGAGGFAAPSRSVPVGPRPRALLVAPINLDDALDLLVAHDGGISVLLGDGHGNFSAGPPIDIQYATTLASGDLTGNGHLDLAIPDETAGTILILHGDGSGGFKSGATLNGGINPRALVIGDVTGDLRPDLIVLDARGATVFANGDGGNFRPGAPFASGRSLRAAALGDFDHDGKLDVAIIDDQSVTIGVFFGNGDGTFRAGGAYSLGRQPVALLADDLNGDNNLDLVVANHLGDSVTVLLGDGAGNFLGSPTLAAGEDPIAVAVGDFDGDHLSDLAVVSENTNSVAVFAGDGRGAFRSGKKYLVGRQPRALLVADFDEDHHPDLAVADSASDDVAILAGDGRGGFAQPFLVAVGAAPTALASGDFNGDDHLDLAVANSLADSVTVLFGDGHGRFPTSTNYALSLRPTFLLTGDLNRDGRVDLIAGNGHSDTVAVLHGTPHGLASAVTGSLGTSVQPLVSDDFDGDGQLDLVVAREGDDQVAILLGVGPNSFSEPITFPVGLHPASVAAGDFNNDGRPDLAVVNRGSRTVSILLNTSTKGGPPARRAPAAPAPTRDLWGIPRGIRPGDSWDVPF